Proteins encoded by one window of Calditerrivibrio sp.:
- a CDS encoding AMP-binding protein: MTLLHYFYNNYKNHNKKVAFREKDLGIWKEYTWKDYFEYVVKTAIYFEQLGLKKGDTVAIIGDNKPEWVISEIAAQLLGAYPIGIYQDSIASEVEYILTKAETKVAVAEDQEQVDKIIENKEKFPNLKKIIYYDKKGMYQYNDDLLVYFSDMLSFIKESSFEAYFENKLQYLNENDIAVMCTTSGTTGYPKLAMLSHKNLIFMATSLAKADPKYDTDEFVSFLPLPWIGEQMMSIASALIFAFTVNFPESHNTVQEDMKEIGPHIIFSPPRVWENIASTVHMKIMDSTPFKRFIYNICLPIGYKYADLKFQKKSPTLLQKLQYTFAYIMLFRKLKERLGFTYLRSAMTGGAALGPDTFRFFHALGIELKQIYGQTEIAGISCIHRGDDIDFTSVGRPIEGTEVKITEDGEIISKSDAVFVGYYKDEKATAETVKDGWLYSGDAGYFDESGKLVVIDRMKDLMYLADGTRFSPQFIENKLKFSPFIKEAVVLGDKKDYITAILNIDMGITGKWAEDNKIPYTTYTDLSAKDEVYNLILKEVKKVNEQLIEKHRVSKFVLLYKELDADDGELTRTRKVRRSFIIEKYADIFEALYTDAKDVTTTATIKLQDGRIKSFTTNIKIMRVI; this comes from the coding sequence GTAGCTTTTAGGGAAAAAGATCTGGGTATATGGAAAGAATACACATGGAAAGATTATTTTGAATACGTAGTTAAAACAGCGATCTACTTTGAACAACTTGGCTTAAAAAAGGGTGATACTGTAGCCATCATTGGCGATAATAAACCAGAATGGGTAATATCCGAAATTGCTGCGCAACTTTTGGGAGCATACCCTATAGGTATATATCAAGACTCTATAGCTTCAGAAGTAGAATATATCCTTACAAAAGCCGAAACTAAAGTAGCTGTAGCTGAAGATCAGGAGCAGGTCGATAAGATAATTGAAAACAAGGAGAAGTTCCCTAATCTCAAAAAGATCATATATTACGATAAAAAGGGGATGTATCAATATAATGATGACCTGCTTGTTTATTTTTCAGATATGCTTAGTTTTATAAAAGAATCATCCTTTGAGGCATATTTTGAAAACAAGCTCCAATACCTCAATGAAAACGACATAGCCGTAATGTGCACCACATCTGGGACAACAGGATACCCCAAATTAGCCATGTTAAGCCATAAAAATCTCATCTTTATGGCCACCTCCTTAGCAAAAGCAGATCCAAAATACGATACAGATGAGTTTGTTTCTTTTCTCCCCCTTCCCTGGATTGGAGAACAGATGATGAGCATCGCAAGTGCTTTAATATTCGCCTTTACTGTAAATTTCCCAGAAAGTCACAATACAGTACAAGAGGACATGAAAGAGATAGGCCCCCATATCATTTTCTCACCCCCAAGAGTTTGGGAAAATATAGCATCGACTGTCCACATGAAAATCATGGACTCCACACCATTTAAAAGGTTTATATACAATATCTGCCTACCAATAGGGTATAAATATGCAGACCTAAAATTTCAGAAAAAAAGCCCTACGCTTCTACAAAAACTTCAATATACCTTCGCCTATATAATGCTATTTAGAAAACTTAAGGAGAGACTGGGTTTTACATACCTGAGATCAGCCATGACGGGAGGAGCTGCCTTAGGTCCAGATACCTTTAGGTTTTTTCATGCACTTGGCATAGAACTAAAGCAGATTTATGGACAGACAGAGATTGCAGGGATCTCTTGTATCCACAGGGGTGATGATATAGATTTTACATCTGTGGGTAGGCCGATAGAGGGTACTGAAGTAAAAATTACAGAAGATGGGGAAATAATATCAAAGAGTGATGCTGTATTTGTAGGATACTACAAGGATGAAAAAGCCACCGCTGAGACTGTAAAAGATGGATGGTTATACTCTGGGGATGCCGGCTACTTCGATGAAAGTGGGAAATTGGTGGTTATAGATAGGATGAAGGATCTCATGTACCTGGCTGATGGAACAAGGTTTTCCCCCCAATTTATCGAAAACAAGTTGAAATTTAGCCCTTTTATAAAAGAGGCTGTGGTGCTTGGAGATAAAAAAGACTATATCACAGCTATACTCAATATCGATATGGGGATCACTGGAAAATGGGCCGAAGATAACAAAATCCCCTACACTACCTATACCGATTTGTCTGCAAAAGATGAAGTCTATAACCTAATCTTAAAAGAGGTGAAAAAGGTCAATGAACAGTTGATTGAAAAACACAGGGTATCTAAGTTTGTATTATTATACAAAGAATTAGATGCAGACGATGGTGAATTAACAAGAACAAGAAAAGTAAGAAGAAGCTTCATCATCGAAAAATATGCTGATATTTTTGAAGCATTATATACTGACGCAAAAGATGTTACCACTACAGCAACAATTAAGCTTCAGGATGGAAGGATAAAATCGTTCACGACAAATATAAAAATAATGAGAGTTATTTGA
- a CDS encoding branched-chain amino acid ABC transporter permease translates to MNYVNCGNFKTSYEKDAAIYKTLFSKISIYSFLIVLFIVPFFSNSYILYLMNMIMISTIGAVGLNILTGFTGLISLGHGAFIGVGAFATGYIALNYGLNFYFTIPLAALFTAIVGIIFGTPSLRLKDLYLSIATLAAQFILEFIFIRAEKFTGGVSGMAVNPPVVFGVQINNDFRFYFFALIFTIVMVTAAKNIVRTRIGRAFVSIRDNYIAAEAMGVDVFKYKLLSFAISSFYAGVAGALWAYYVQFITPEHFSIAVSIQYLSMIIIGGLGSILGSIFGTIFMIVLPEVLRHLVDLFSGILPSLKQIFPAIREAFYGLVIILFLLFEPEGLARRWNLIKAYWKLWPFSY, encoded by the coding sequence ATGAATTACGTAAATTGTGGAAACTTTAAAACCAGTTACGAAAAAGATGCAGCCATATATAAAACCCTTTTCTCAAAAATATCTATATACAGTTTTTTAATAGTGCTTTTTATAGTGCCTTTCTTCTCAAATAGCTACATTCTCTATCTCATGAATATGATCATGATATCCACAATAGGTGCTGTGGGGCTAAATATTCTAACAGGATTCACAGGTCTAATCTCTTTAGGGCATGGAGCTTTTATCGGTGTCGGGGCTTTTGCTACAGGATATATCGCCTTAAACTACGGGTTGAACTTTTATTTCACTATCCCCTTAGCTGCCCTTTTTACTGCGATTGTAGGCATTATCTTTGGAACCCCCTCCTTGAGGTTAAAAGATCTTTATCTTTCCATAGCAACCCTTGCTGCCCAGTTTATACTTGAGTTTATCTTTATTAGGGCAGAAAAGTTTACCGGTGGCGTCAGTGGTATGGCAGTCAACCCTCCAGTGGTTTTTGGAGTACAGATAAACAATGATTTCAGATTCTATTTCTTTGCTCTTATTTTTACCATTGTTATGGTAACTGCAGCAAAGAACATAGTTAGAACAAGAATCGGTAGAGCCTTTGTAAGCATTAGGGATAATTATATAGCTGCTGAAGCCATGGGGGTGGATGTTTTTAAATACAAGCTCCTATCCTTTGCCATTAGCTCATTTTATGCTGGTGTTGCTGGTGCACTATGGGCTTATTACGTTCAATTCATAACACCGGAGCATTTCTCCATAGCTGTTTCTATACAATATCTATCCATGATTATCATAGGTGGGCTTGGGTCGATATTAGGTAGTATTTTTGGCACAATTTTTATGATAGTATTACCTGAGGTATTAAGACACCTGGTAGATCTCTTCTCAGGCATTCTCCCATCGCTAAAACAGATTTTCCCTGCAATAAGAGAAGCATTTTATGGTCTTGTTATAATTCTGTTTTTACTTTTTGAACCAGAAGGGTTAGCAAGGAGATGGAATTTAATAAAGGCATATTGGAAGTTATGGCCATTTTCATATTAA
- a CDS encoding branched-chain amino acid ABC transporter permease, with protein sequence MEFFSQIIIAGIVIGSIYSLVALGFTLIYKSTGIVNFAQGELLLVGAYICLHLTVSYSIPFAFSFLITLIFMFFFGFLIEKIFLRKMIGEPIISIIMLTIGLSSLLKSLVQIIWGTDTRTFPEIFPHEPVKIGFLQISTVYIFALVSIAIFLAIFTFFFKTTKTGVAMRAVASDQQAALSMGIDVRRIFALSWAIAAIVSTVGGVLLGNINGINTSLSHFGLKVFPVVILGGLDSIIGAIVGGIIIGVLENIIGGYIDPIIGGGAKEVFPFIAMIVILLIKPYGLFGTVKVEKV encoded by the coding sequence ATGGAGTTTTTTAGTCAAATAATCATTGCAGGTATTGTCATAGGTAGTATATATTCCCTTGTGGCTTTGGGTTTTACCCTAATATACAAATCCACAGGTATTGTTAACTTTGCCCAGGGGGAGCTACTGCTCGTTGGAGCATATATCTGTTTACATCTTACTGTCTCCTATAGCATACCTTTTGCGTTTTCTTTCCTAATCACACTCATATTTATGTTTTTCTTTGGTTTTTTAATAGAAAAGATCTTTCTTAGAAAAATGATAGGTGAACCTATTATTTCCATCATCATGCTCACTATTGGGCTCTCATCCCTTTTGAAATCTCTGGTACAGATAATCTGGGGGACAGATACAAGGACCTTCCCAGAGATCTTCCCCCATGAGCCGGTAAAAATAGGGTTTCTCCAGATAAGCACGGTCTATATCTTTGCCCTTGTATCGATAGCTATTTTTTTGGCTATTTTTACTTTTTTCTTTAAAACTACAAAAACAGGCGTTGCCATGAGGGCAGTAGCAAGTGATCAACAAGCTGCACTATCTATGGGTATAGATGTTAGAAGGATCTTTGCCCTATCATGGGCAATTGCAGCCATTGTATCCACTGTCGGTGGTGTGTTATTAGGTAATATCAATGGTATCAATACAAGCCTTTCCCACTTTGGACTAAAAGTCTTCCCTGTAGTAATACTGGGTGGACTTGATAGTATCATTGGTGCTATAGTTGGGGGTATCATTATCGGTGTTCTGGAAAATATCATTGGAGGATATATAGATCCGATTATAGGTGGAGGTGCCAAAGAGGTATTCCCCTTTATAGCAATGATCGTAATACTTTTGATAAAACCCTACGGACTGTTTGGTACTGTTAAGGTGGAGAAAGTATGA
- a CDS encoding ABC transporter substrate-binding protein — protein sequence MKKLFLSIFLAVAVSLFASDTIKIGALFDLSGGTADVGKPYADGARDCVRWFNDQGGINGKKIELIEVDYGYKIPNALAAYKDFKMKGVVAIQGWGTGDTEALTKFVAQDKIPYISASYSEHLADGTKTPYNFFVGASYSDQAEAALQFIKDNKGKTVAFVYNDTGFGRSPFFPDGENAARKLGIQVVDKQVVDLKALDATAQMLNLKKSGAEFAIVQQTYMATSTILKDAKKNGLTTKFIGLNWTFDKPLIKLAGDAANGFYGVSPFAFWDETNVEGIKLLREINKKYHPNVTEREINYVQGFASMYVILNAIKNIKGEITGEAIKNSLESMRNFSTMGLTPPVTFTKEIHKGVRAAKIYQIQNGQIKPVTGVITLE from the coding sequence ATGAAAAAGCTGTTCTTATCTATTTTTTTAGCAGTCGCCGTTAGTCTGTTTGCCTCAGACACCATTAAAATTGGTGCTCTTTTCGACCTCTCTGGTGGTACTGCAGATGTTGGGAAACCTTATGCTGATGGCGCTAGAGACTGCGTTAGGTGGTTCAACGATCAAGGAGGTATAAACGGTAAAAAAATAGAACTCATTGAAGTAGATTATGGCTACAAAATCCCAAACGCCCTTGCCGCTTACAAAGACTTTAAGATGAAAGGTGTTGTAGCTATTCAAGGGTGGGGTACAGGGGATACAGAAGCGTTGACTAAGTTTGTAGCTCAGGATAAAATCCCTTACATCTCCGCATCCTATTCAGAGCATTTAGCAGATGGAACCAAAACCCCTTATAACTTTTTCGTTGGTGCATCCTATTCAGATCAAGCTGAAGCAGCACTACAGTTTATAAAAGATAACAAAGGGAAAACCGTAGCTTTTGTTTATAACGATACAGGTTTTGGGAGATCCCCATTCTTCCCTGATGGTGAAAATGCAGCAAGAAAATTGGGTATTCAGGTGGTAGATAAACAGGTGGTAGACTTGAAAGCATTGGATGCCACTGCTCAGATGTTAAATTTAAAAAAGTCTGGTGCAGAATTTGCGATAGTGCAGCAAACCTACATGGCTACATCCACCATTCTTAAGGATGCTAAAAAGAATGGTCTTACTACAAAATTTATTGGACTTAATTGGACCTTTGACAAACCACTTATCAAACTTGCTGGAGACGCTGCAAACGGTTTTTATGGTGTAAGCCCTTTTGCCTTCTGGGATGAAACAAATGTAGAAGGGATAAAACTTCTAAGGGAGATCAACAAAAAGTATCATCCCAATGTAACCGAAAGGGAGATAAACTATGTACAAGGCTTTGCTTCTATGTATGTGATTCTTAACGCTATTAAAAATATAAAAGGTGAGATCACAGGCGAAGCTATTAAAAACAGTCTTGAATCCATGAGAAATTTTAGCACTATGGGTTTAACCCCTCCAGTTACCTTTACAAAAGAGATCCACAAAGGGGTTAGAGCAGCGAAGATCTATCAGATACAAAATGGGCAGATCAAACCTGTTACCGGTGTAATAACACTTGAATAA